The Candidatus Equadaptatus faecalis genomic sequence CCCTGTGGTGCCCGGACTTTCCTCTTGCAGATTCCCTGCAAGCGACCGGACTGCATACTCGAACAGATTATAGCACATACAAGAATTAAAATTCATGCTACAATGTAACAACCTTAACAATGGAAGTGAAACTTATGGAACGCACAACGTGGGACGAATATTTTCTCCAAATTGCACGGCTGGTGGCAAGCCGCTCAACCTGCCTCAGAAAACAGGTCGGCGCAGTCATCGTTAAAGACCGCCATATTCTCGCAACAGGCTATAACGGGAGCCCTCAGGGCACAAG encodes the following:
- a CDS encoding cytidine deaminase, which translates into the protein MERTTWDEYFLQIARLVASRSTCLRKQVGAVIVKDRHILATGYNGSPQGT